One segment of uncultured Propionivibrio sp. DNA contains the following:
- a CDS encoding type III pantothenate kinase, with translation MIVAIDIGNTRVKVGVHDGNDWTARCALPTPDAAQLSELAAQWPTGTQVVASNVAGEGVEAAVTQALAGRHQLRWLRSSREACGVRSSYEVPEKLGADRWAALIGARAQHASDCIVVCAGTATTVDHLDADGVFRGGLILPGIDLMRSSLARNTAQLPFAEGVCSDHPRSTVDAIVSGCLFAQTGAIERMFSHVAGHPDALCLITGGAAAAIVPQLRIPCRPTENLILEGLLRFAREG, from the coding sequence ATGATCGTCGCCATCGATATCGGTAACACGCGCGTCAAGGTCGGTGTCCATGACGGCAACGACTGGACTGCCCGCTGCGCGCTGCCAACCCCGGACGCCGCGCAGTTGTCCGAACTCGCGGCACAGTGGCCGACCGGCACTCAGGTCGTCGCCAGCAACGTCGCCGGAGAAGGCGTCGAAGCCGCCGTGACGCAGGCGCTCGCCGGACGCCACCAGTTGCGCTGGCTGCGTTCCAGCCGCGAAGCCTGCGGCGTGCGCAGCAGCTACGAAGTTCCCGAAAAGCTCGGCGCCGACCGCTGGGCAGCGCTGATCGGCGCCCGCGCGCAACATGCATCGGACTGCATCGTCGTCTGCGCCGGCACCGCCACAACCGTCGATCATCTCGATGCCGATGGCGTTTTCCGCGGCGGCCTCATCCTCCCCGGCATCGACCTCATGCGGTCGTCATTGGCACGCAACACGGCGCAACTGCCGTTCGCGGAAGGTGTCTGCAGCGACCATCCGCGCAGCACCGTCGATGCCATCGTCAGCGGATGCCTGTTTGCCCAGACCGGCGCCATCGAGCGCATGTTCTCGCACGTGGCCGGACATCCCGACGCGCTCTGCCTGATCACCGGCGGCGCCGCAGCCGCCATCGTGCCGCAACTGCGCATTCCCTGCCGCCCGACCGAAAACCTGATCCTCGAAGGACTGCTGCGCTTCGCCCGCGAAGGCTGA
- a CDS encoding biotin--[acetyl-CoA-carboxylase] ligase, with translation MSAFGPSRLIDPERLQAALGAAQTRFAITAIDACASTSTLLLERSAQGAPSGCVIVCDHQTAGRGSRGRQWAAAPDASLTFSLLWDFDRGLADMAGLSLGVGLAVVRALDSCGAAGATLKWPNDILFRDAKLGGILVELSGDDETTRAVVGIGLNLKLPELDPVAAPMMMPVAALAGMVTPLPDRHRLLAALLTELAAVFDVFAAEGFAAVRDAWQACHAWQDRKVRVLRDGVTILEGRCCGADSDGALLVDGDGRIERCLSGDVSLRPAS, from the coding sequence TTGAGTGCTTTTGGCCCCTCCCGACTGATCGATCCCGAACGCCTGCAGGCCGCCCTCGGCGCCGCCCAGACACGATTTGCGATCACCGCCATCGATGCCTGCGCGTCGACCAGCACGCTCCTGCTCGAACGCAGCGCCCAGGGCGCCCCCTCGGGCTGCGTCATCGTCTGTGATCACCAGACCGCCGGCCGGGGTAGCCGTGGACGGCAATGGGCGGCCGCGCCCGACGCCAGCCTGACCTTCTCGTTGCTTTGGGACTTCGACCGCGGCCTCGCCGACATGGCCGGCCTCTCGCTCGGCGTCGGCCTCGCCGTCGTGCGGGCGCTCGACAGTTGCGGCGCCGCCGGCGCCACACTCAAGTGGCCCAATGACATCCTCTTCCGCGACGCCAAGCTTGGCGGCATCCTCGTCGAATTGAGCGGTGACGACGAAACGACGCGGGCCGTCGTCGGCATCGGCCTCAACCTCAAACTGCCCGAACTCGACCCGGTCGCCGCGCCGATGATGATGCCGGTCGCCGCGCTCGCCGGCATGGTGACGCCGTTACCCGATCGTCATCGGCTTCTCGCCGCGCTGCTCACCGAACTCGCCGCCGTGTTCGACGTCTTTGCCGCCGAAGGCTTTGCCGCCGTGCGCGACGCCTGGCAAGCCTGCCACGCCTGGCAGGACCGGAAGGTGCGCGTGTTGCGCGACGGCGTCACCATTCTCGAAGGACGCTGTTGCGGCGCCGACAGCGACGGCGCGCTGCTCGTCGACGGCGACGGTCGCATCGAACGCTGCCTGTCGGGCGACGTCAGCCTGAGGCCCGCATCATGA
- the ntrC gene encoding nitrogen regulation protein NR(I): MKPVWIVDDDKSIRWVIEKTLTREQVPFKSFASASEVLSQLDHGAEPPQVLVSDIRMPGESGLDLLKRFKAKFSSVPVIIMTAYSDLDSAVAAFQGGAFEYLPKPFDVDQAIELIRRAIDESAHQGGAQNEVSQLPEILGQAPAMQEVFRAIGRLSQSSATVMVTGESGTGKELVARAVHRHSPRSDKPFIAINTAAIPKDLLESELFGHERGAFTGAAAQRRGRFEQAEGGTLFLDEIGDMPADLQTRLLRVLSDGNFYRVGGHSPIKANVRIIAATHQNLETRVKDGLFREDLFHRLNVIRVRLPSLRERREDIPILARHFLQRSAQELGVEGKRFSDAALRFLSNLDFPGNVRQLENLCHWLTVMAPGQTVDVADLPPEMRDAPATAGSGGDWQSGLAGEVDRMLAASEGQVHEKLTDAFERILISRALAHTGGRRIEAAVALGIGRNTITRKIQELGMDGGRADDTERAGG; this comes from the coding sequence ATGAAGCCGGTCTGGATCGTCGACGACGACAAGTCAATTCGCTGGGTCATCGAGAAGACGCTGACGCGCGAACAAGTCCCGTTCAAGAGTTTCGCCTCGGCCAGCGAGGTCCTCTCGCAACTCGACCACGGCGCCGAGCCGCCGCAGGTGCTCGTCTCCGACATCCGCATGCCGGGCGAGAGCGGGCTTGATCTGCTCAAACGCTTCAAGGCCAAGTTCAGTTCGGTCCCGGTCATCATCATGACCGCCTACTCCGACCTCGACAGCGCCGTCGCCGCATTCCAGGGCGGCGCCTTTGAATACCTGCCGAAACCCTTCGACGTCGACCAGGCGATTGAACTCATCCGGCGCGCCATCGACGAGAGCGCGCACCAAGGCGGTGCGCAGAATGAAGTCAGCCAGCTCCCGGAAATTCTCGGACAGGCGCCGGCGATGCAGGAAGTCTTCCGCGCCATCGGCCGCCTCAGCCAGTCCAGCGCAACGGTGATGGTCACCGGCGAATCCGGCACCGGCAAGGAGCTCGTCGCCCGTGCCGTGCACCGTCACAGCCCGCGCAGCGACAAGCCCTTCATCGCCATCAACACCGCCGCCATTCCAAAGGACCTGCTCGAATCCGAACTGTTCGGCCACGAACGCGGCGCCTTCACCGGCGCCGCTGCCCAGCGCCGCGGCCGCTTCGAACAGGCCGAAGGCGGCACCCTCTTCCTCGACGAAATCGGCGACATGCCGGCCGATTTGCAGACACGTTTGCTGCGCGTCCTCTCCGACGGCAATTTCTATCGCGTCGGCGGCCACTCGCCGATCAAGGCCAACGTCCGCATCATCGCTGCCACGCACCAGAACCTCGAAACGCGCGTCAAGGACGGCCTCTTCCGCGAAGACCTCTTCCACCGGCTCAACGTCATCCGCGTGCGCCTGCCCAGTCTGCGCGAACGGCGCGAGGACATCCCGATCCTGGCCCGCCATTTCCTGCAGCGCAGCGCGCAGGAGCTCGGCGTCGAAGGCAAGCGCTTTTCCGATGCCGCGCTGCGTTTCCTCTCGAACCTCGACTTCCCGGGCAACGTCCGGCAACTTGAAAACCTCTGTCACTGGCTGACGGTGATGGCGCCAGGACAGACCGTCGATGTCGCCGACCTGCCACCCGAGATGCGCGATGCCCCGGCAACGGCCGGCAGTGGCGGCGATTGGCAGAGCGGCCTGGCCGGCGAGGTCGATCGCATGCTCGCGGCCAGCGAAGGCCAGGTCCACGAGAAGCTGACCGACGCTTTCGAGCGCATCCTGATTTCGCGGGCGCTGGCGCACACGGGCGGACGTCGTATCGAAGCGGCTGTTGCACTCGGCATCGGACGCAACACGATCACGCGCAAGATCCAGGAACTCGGCATGGACGGCGGCCGCGCCGACGACACGGAGCGCGCCGGCGGATAA
- the glnL gene encoding nitrogen regulation protein NR(II): MSEPAPNPFAGLDLLSSSVVLLDAAFRVRYINAAAENLLAVSRKAVLGEALDTIATCSPVLHEALENASAHGWGYTGQNVELRRNDDVTLHLNCTVNPTELPEAGLLVELWPIDQQLKATREERLIEQQIANRELIRNLAHEIKNPLGGIRGAAQLLEHELNNPGLREYTQVIIKEADRLQDLMKRLLSPHRPMQPAPVNIHEILERVRSLLKAEFPTTLRLVRDYDTSLPDLIGDREQLIQAVLNIARNAAQAIQGQPHPQEDGAMRPGGQLILRTRVARQVTLAKKRHRLALELQVVDNGPGIPDDIRERMFYPLVSGREGGSGLGLTLAQSFVQQHQGTIECESRPGYTCFTIRLPLGSP; the protein is encoded by the coding sequence ATGTCCGAGCCTGCCCCCAATCCCTTTGCCGGACTCGACTTGCTCTCGTCGTCGGTCGTGCTGCTCGACGCCGCCTTTCGGGTTCGCTACATCAATGCTGCCGCCGAAAACCTGCTCGCGGTCAGCCGCAAGGCGGTGCTCGGCGAAGCGCTCGACACCATCGCCACCTGTTCGCCGGTGCTGCATGAAGCCCTCGAAAATGCCAGTGCCCATGGCTGGGGTTACACCGGCCAGAACGTCGAATTGCGACGCAATGACGATGTCACTTTGCACCTCAACTGCACGGTCAACCCAACCGAGTTGCCGGAAGCCGGGCTGCTCGTCGAGCTGTGGCCGATCGACCAGCAACTCAAGGCGACGCGCGAGGAACGGCTGATCGAGCAGCAGATTGCCAACCGCGAGTTGATCCGCAATCTCGCCCATGAAATCAAGAATCCGCTCGGCGGCATTCGCGGCGCCGCGCAACTCCTCGAGCACGAACTCAACAACCCCGGCCTGCGCGAATATACGCAAGTCATCATCAAGGAAGCCGACCGCCTGCAGGACCTGATGAAACGCCTGCTGTCGCCGCATCGCCCGATGCAGCCGGCGCCGGTCAACATCCACGAAATCCTCGAACGCGTGCGCAGCCTGCTCAAGGCCGAATTCCCGACGACGCTGCGGCTCGTACGCGACTACGACACCAGTCTGCCCGACCTGATCGGCGACCGCGAGCAACTGATCCAGGCGGTGCTCAACATCGCCCGCAACGCCGCGCAGGCCATCCAGGGGCAACCGCACCCGCAGGAAGACGGCGCAATGCGGCCGGGAGGCCAACTGATCCTGCGCACCCGCGTCGCCCGCCAGGTGACGCTGGCCAAGAAGCGCCATCGCCTCGCGCTCGAACTCCAGGTCGTCGACAACGGCCCCGGCATTCCCGATGACATTCGCGAACGCATGTTCTACCCGCTGGTTTCCGGCCGTGAAGGCGGCAGCGGGCTGGGCCTCACGCTCGCGCAAAGTTTCGTTCAGCAGCACCAGGGCACGATCGAGTGCGAAAGCCGTCCCGGCTACACCTGCTTCACCATCCGCCTGCCGCTCGGATCGCCGTGA
- a CDS encoding DUF4124 domain-containing protein, with translation MTMTRLLLAASTLFFAVTPAHADIYKCVSSEGHVTYSNMGDKRCKRLSFDTPAAPPAASSSPAKPAARAPTPQNFPKVDESAQRARDSDRKRILEGELDAEQKNLDQAKKDLADQEAVRYGNERNYQKVIDRLQPFKDRIALHERNIEAIRAELSRLR, from the coding sequence ATGACAATGACAAGATTGCTGCTCGCGGCCTCGACACTTTTCTTCGCTGTCACGCCGGCGCACGCTGACATCTACAAGTGTGTCAGCAGCGAGGGCCATGTCACCTATTCGAACATGGGCGACAAGCGCTGCAAGCGGCTCAGTTTCGACACACCGGCAGCCCCACCTGCCGCCTCCAGCTCGCCGGCCAAGCCTGCCGCGCGCGCACCGACACCGCAGAACTTCCCGAAAGTCGACGAAAGCGCGCAGCGCGCACGCGACAGCGACCGTAAGCGCATCCTCGAAGGCGAATTGGATGCCGAGCAGAAAAACCTCGACCAGGCAAAAAAGGATCTTGCCGATCAGGAAGCCGTGCGCTACGGCAACGAACGCAACTACCAGAAAGTCATCGACCGCCTGCAGCCGTTCAAGGATCGGATCGCCCTGCACGAACGCAACATCGAAGCGATCCGCGCCGAACTGTCGCGACTACGCTGA
- the glnA gene encoding type I glutamate--ammonia ligase, with protein sequence MASPQDVIKMVEENDVKFVDFRFTDTRGKEQHVTVPVSAFDEDKFESGHAFDGSSIAGWKGIQASDMLLMPDPATAYIDPFYDETTVVITCDVVDPTDGRGYDRDPRSIAKRAEAYLKSSGIGDTAYFGPEPEFFVFDGVEWSVDMSGCNLKIHSAEAAWGAGERNEGNGFSGHRPGIKGGYFPVAPVDSLHDIRSAMVLTLESLGIPVEVHHHEVANAGQCEIGTLFNTLVRRADWTQTLKYVVHNTAHQYGKTATFMPKPIVGDNGSGMHVHQSIWKDGKNLFAGNGYAGLSELALFYIGGIIKHAKALNAITNPGTNSYKRLVPHYEAPVKLAYSAKNRSASIRIPHVASDKARRIETRFPDPIANPYLCFSALMMAGLDGIQNKIHPGEPASKNLYDLPPEEDSQIPTVCASLEEALGALNKDREFLTKGGVFSNEWIDAYIDLKMEEVNKIRMTTHPVEFELYYSC encoded by the coding sequence ATGGCAAGCCCACAAGATGTAATCAAGATGGTTGAGGAAAACGACGTCAAGTTCGTCGATTTCCGTTTTACCGACACCCGCGGCAAGGAACAGCACGTTACCGTTCCGGTCAGTGCGTTCGACGAAGACAAGTTCGAGAGCGGCCACGCTTTTGACGGCTCTTCGATCGCCGGCTGGAAGGGCATTCAAGCCTCCGACATGCTGCTGATGCCGGATCCCGCCACGGCCTACATCGATCCGTTCTATGACGAAACGACGGTGGTCATCACCTGCGACGTCGTCGATCCGACCGACGGCCGCGGCTACGACCGCGACCCGCGCTCGATCGCCAAGCGCGCCGAAGCCTACCTCAAGTCCTCCGGCATCGGCGACACCGCCTACTTCGGCCCGGAACCCGAATTCTTCGTGTTCGACGGCGTCGAGTGGTCGGTCGACATGTCGGGCTGCAACCTCAAGATCCATTCGGCCGAAGCCGCCTGGGGCGCCGGCGAGCGCAACGAAGGCAACGGTTTCTCGGGTCACCGTCCGGGCATCAAGGGCGGCTACTTCCCGGTTGCTCCGGTCGACAGCCTGCACGACATCCGTTCGGCCATGGTGCTGACGCTTGAGTCGCTCGGCATCCCGGTCGAAGTGCATCACCACGAAGTGGCCAACGCCGGCCAGTGCGAAATCGGTACGCTCTTCAACACGCTGGTCCGTCGCGCCGACTGGACGCAGACGCTCAAGTACGTCGTGCATAACACCGCACACCAGTACGGCAAGACCGCCACCTTCATGCCGAAGCCCATCGTCGGCGACAACGGCTCGGGCATGCACGTGCACCAGTCGATCTGGAAGGACGGCAAGAACCTGTTCGCGGGCAACGGCTACGCCGGCCTGTCGGAACTCGCCCTGTTCTACATCGGCGGCATCATCAAGCACGCCAAGGCGCTGAACGCGATCACCAACCCGGGCACGAACTCCTACAAGCGCTTGGTCCCGCACTACGAAGCCCCGGTCAAGCTGGCCTACTCAGCGAAGAACCGTTCGGCCTCGATCCGCATCCCGCACGTCGCTTCGGACAAGGCTCGCCGCATCGAAACCCGTTTCCCGGATCCGATCGCCAACCCGTACCTGTGCTTCTCGGCCCTGATGATGGCGGGCCTGGACGGCATCCAGAACAAGATCCACCCGGGCGAGCCGGCCAGCAAGAACCTGTACGACCTGCCGCCGGAAGAAGATTCGCAAATCCCGACCGTGTGTGCCAGCCTCGAAGAGGCCCTGGGCGCGCTCAACAAGGATCGCGAATTCCTGACCAAGGGCGGTGTCTTCTCGAACGAATGGATCGACGCTTACATCGACCTCAAGATGGAAGAAGTCAACAAGATCCGCATGACGACCCACCCGGTCGAGTTCGAGCTGTACTACAGCTGCTGA
- a CDS encoding rhodanese-like domain-containing protein yields MGKLSDLLNLAQARASDRGLPYAGALTPSEAYEVLQLAPGARLVDVRTRAEWDWVGRIPGAIEIEWNTYPGGQHNPDFLSQLKRQVDAESLVMFICRSGVRSNNAASLASEAGFTACYNVLEGFEGDIDAFGQRGKVGGWRRAGLPWRS; encoded by the coding sequence ATGGGAAAACTGTCCGACTTGCTGAACCTCGCTCAGGCTCGCGCCAGCGATCGGGGACTCCCTTATGCCGGCGCGCTGACGCCGTCGGAGGCTTACGAAGTCCTGCAACTGGCGCCCGGGGCGCGGCTCGTCGATGTGCGCACACGGGCTGAATGGGACTGGGTCGGCCGTATTCCCGGCGCCATCGAAATTGAATGGAATACCTATCCCGGCGGGCAGCACAATCCCGATTTCCTGTCACAACTCAAGCGCCAGGTCGATGCCGAGTCGCTCGTGATGTTCATCTGCCGTAGCGGGGTGCGCTCGAACAATGCCGCCAGCCTGGCCAGCGAGGCCGGATTCACGGCCTGCTACAACGTCCTTGAAGGCTTCGAGGGCGATATCGACGCCTTCGGGCAGCGCGGCAAGGTCGGCGGCTGGCGCCGTGCCGGACTCCCCTGGAGAAGCTGA
- the nadA gene encoding quinolinate synthase NadA — MSELIPFDVFNALSDDDCHARIRSAREKLGKRAALLCHHYQRADIYQYADLTGDSLRLSRMAANTDADYLVFCGVHFMAEVADIMSKPHQIAILPDLAAGCSMADMANLAKVTRCWRELNEVIDAEALVTPITYINSAADLKAFCGEHEGIVCTSSNAPVIAKWAFERREKILFFPDQHLGRWTGYSMGIPLDEMFVWDPDLEFGGLTPEQIRKAKLLLWKGHCSVHQMFRPAHIDNFRRQYPDGKVASHAECAFEVCMASDYVGSTELIIDVVKKAPPNTRWLVGTELNLVNRLAEEVKPEGKIVQFMSPTVCMCSTMQRIDPQHLAWTLENLAAGHVVNHIRVPEHEAALARASVERMLAVS; from the coding sequence ATGTCAGAACTCATTCCTTTTGACGTGTTCAACGCGCTGTCCGATGACGACTGTCATGCGCGCATCCGCAGCGCACGGGAAAAGCTTGGCAAGCGCGCCGCCTTGCTCTGCCACCATTACCAGCGCGCCGATATCTACCAGTACGCCGATCTCACCGGCGATTCGCTGCGCCTGTCGCGCATGGCCGCCAATACCGACGCCGACTATCTCGTTTTCTGCGGCGTGCATTTCATGGCCGAAGTCGCCGACATCATGTCGAAGCCGCACCAGATCGCGATCCTGCCCGACCTCGCCGCCGGTTGTTCGATGGCCGACATGGCCAACCTCGCCAAGGTCACCCGCTGCTGGCGCGAGCTCAACGAAGTGATCGACGCCGAAGCGCTGGTTACGCCGATCACCTACATCAATTCGGCCGCCGACCTCAAAGCGTTCTGCGGCGAGCACGAAGGCATCGTGTGCACCTCGTCCAATGCTCCGGTCATTGCCAAATGGGCATTCGAGCGGCGCGAGAAGATCCTGTTCTTCCCCGATCAGCATCTCGGACGCTGGACCGGCTATTCAATGGGCATACCGCTCGACGAAATGTTCGTATGGGATCCGGATCTCGAGTTCGGCGGTCTGACGCCGGAACAGATCCGCAAGGCCAAGCTGCTGTTGTGGAAGGGACATTGCTCGGTGCACCAGATGTTCCGGCCGGCACACATCGACAATTTCCGCCGCCAGTATCCCGACGGAAAAGTCGCTTCGCATGCCGAATGCGCCTTCGAGGTCTGCATGGCATCCGACTATGTCGGCTCGACCGAGCTGATCATCGATGTCGTCAAGAAGGCGCCGCCCAACACGCGCTGGCTGGTTGGGACCGAGCTCAATCTCGTCAACCGCCTGGCCGAGGAGGTCAAGCCGGAGGGCAAGATTGTCCAGTTCATGTCGCCGACGGTGTGCATGTGTTCGACCATGCAACGCATCGATCCGCAGCATCTGGCCTGGACGCTTGAGAACCTGGCGGCGGGCCATGTCGTCAATCACATTCGCGTTCCGGAGCACGAGGCCGCGCTGGCCAGAGCCTCTGTCGAAAGGATGCTCGCGGTATCGTGA
- a CDS encoding endonuclease/exonuclease/phosphatase family protein, producing MTTPQISVVTYNIHKGFSQFNQHMMVHELREQLRALAPDIVFLQEVQGRHRRHAARIDNWPEEPQHNFLAADVWQSTAYGRNVVYDHGHHGNAILSRFPISQAYNQDVTHLRFERRGLLHSILQVPGLARPLHCVCVHLSLFARSRRRQLDALSGYLESILDDDTPLIIAGDFNDWRNEADSLLAQRLGLVEAIGGLGGDGGSPGRSFPATLPVLRLDRVYLRGLSVMSAEVLSGDPWAKISDHAALSATLSWPDAA from the coding sequence ATGACCACCCCGCAGATCAGTGTCGTCACCTACAACATCCACAAGGGATTCTCGCAGTTCAACCAGCACATGATGGTGCATGAACTGCGAGAACAGCTGCGGGCGCTGGCGCCGGACATCGTTTTTCTCCAGGAAGTGCAGGGGCGGCACCGTCGCCATGCCGCGCGCATCGACAACTGGCCGGAGGAGCCGCAGCACAATTTTCTCGCTGCCGACGTCTGGCAATCGACGGCGTACGGGCGCAACGTCGTCTACGATCACGGCCACCACGGCAATGCCATCCTGTCCCGATTTCCGATCTCGCAGGCCTACAACCAGGATGTGACGCATCTGCGCTTCGAGCGGCGTGGCCTCCTCCACAGCATTCTCCAGGTGCCGGGTCTGGCGCGGCCGCTGCACTGCGTCTGCGTGCATCTCTCGCTCTTCGCGCGTTCGCGCCGCCGCCAGCTCGACGCGCTCTCGGGCTATCTCGAGAGCATTCTCGACGACGATACGCCGCTGATCATCGCCGGCGACTTCAACGACTGGCGCAACGAGGCCGACAGCCTGCTGGCCCAGCGTCTCGGGCTGGTCGAGGCGATCGGTGGCCTGGGCGGCGACGGCGGTTCGCCGGGTCGGAGTTTTCCGGCGACGCTGCCGGTGCTGCGGCTCGATCGCGTGTATCTGCGCGGTCTTTCGGTGATGAGCGCCGAGGTGTTGTCGGGCGATCCCTGGGCGAAAATCTCCGACCACGCGGCGCTGTCGGCGACCTTGTCCTGGCCCGACGCGGCGTGA
- the gluQRS gene encoding tRNA glutamyl-Q(34) synthetase GluQRS → MPPTATPAKPFRYRGRFAPSPTGPLHFGSLVAAVGSYLDARAHHGDWLVRIEDVDGPRTVAGAADHILRTLAGFGFEWDDEVVVQSQRLDRYHAALSRLQVDGWIYPCACSRSEIAAATTTRSIDGGLRYPGTCRAGLAPGKAARAWRLRVPDEEIRFVDRVQGETRQNPERDVGDVVLLRADGQYAYQLAVVVDDAAQGINTVVRGVDLLDSTARQLWLQRCLGLPTPVHAHLPVVVNAVGEKLSKQTLAEAVDPARGSAALAAACAFLGHPPPGELTGAPLPEFWRWAIAHWSMSRVPKARAIYPGVIAAG, encoded by the coding sequence GTGCCCCCGACTGCCACGCCGGCGAAGCCCTTCCGCTATCGCGGACGCTTCGCGCCCTCCCCCACCGGACCGCTGCATTTCGGCTCGCTGGTGGCGGCGGTGGGCAGTTATCTCGACGCCCGTGCGCACCACGGCGACTGGCTGGTGCGCATCGAGGATGTCGACGGTCCGCGCACGGTCGCCGGCGCCGCCGACCACATCCTTCGCACACTGGCGGGATTCGGCTTCGAATGGGACGACGAGGTGGTCGTTCAAAGCCAACGCCTCGACCGCTACCATGCCGCGCTCTCGCGCCTGCAGGTCGATGGCTGGATCTACCCCTGCGCCTGCTCGCGCAGTGAAATCGCCGCAGCAACGACGACGCGCTCGATCGACGGCGGCCTGCGCTATCCCGGCACCTGCCGCGCCGGACTCGCCCCGGGCAAAGCCGCCCGCGCCTGGCGGCTGCGCGTCCCCGACGAAGAAATCCGCTTCGTCGACCGCGTCCAGGGCGAAACGCGCCAGAACCCCGAGCGCGATGTCGGCGACGTCGTGCTGCTGCGTGCCGACGGGCAATATGCCTATCAGTTAGCGGTCGTCGTTGACGATGCGGCGCAAGGCATCAACACCGTCGTGCGCGGCGTCGACCTGCTCGACTCAACCGCCCGCCAGCTCTGGCTGCAACGTTGCCTGGGGCTGCCGACCCCCGTTCATGCGCACCTGCCGGTAGTGGTCAACGCCGTCGGCGAGAAGCTGTCGAAGCAGACGCTGGCCGAAGCGGTCGATCCGGCGCGAGGCAGTGCCGCACTGGCCGCCGCCTGCGCTTTTCTCGGCCATCCGCCCCCCGGCGAACTCACCGGCGCGCCACTACCCGAATTCTGGCGCTGGGCGATCGCCCACTGGTCGATGTCGCGCGTTCCAAAAGCCCGCGCCATTTATCCGGGCGTCATCGCGGCCGGCTGA
- the ychF gene encoding redox-regulated ATPase YchF, giving the protein MSLKCGIVGLPNVGKSTLFNALTKAGVAAENYPFCTIDPAVGVVEVPDKRLAALSTIVKPQRIVPAVTEFVDIAGLVAGASKGEGLGNQFLANIRETDAVLHVVRCFSNDNVIHVSGSVDPIRDIEIIDTELALADLATVEKALNRYRKPASAGDKEAKLLVAVLEKCFAQLDQGKPVRGLDLSKEEWLNLKPFCLITAKPVLYAANVAEDGFENNPLLDAVRAHAAAEKAEVVAICAAIEAEIVELDDEEKQLFLADLGLEEPGLDRLIHTAYHLLGLQTYFTAGVKEVRAWTIHKGDTAPQAAGVIHTDFERGFIRAQTIAFDDFIACGGEQGAKEAGKMRAEGKDYVVKDGDVLNFLFNV; this is encoded by the coding sequence ATGAGCCTCAAATGCGGAATCGTCGGCTTGCCCAACGTCGGCAAGTCCACCCTCTTCAACGCGCTGACCAAGGCCGGCGTCGCGGCGGAAAATTACCCCTTCTGCACGATCGATCCCGCCGTCGGCGTCGTCGAGGTCCCCGACAAGCGGCTCGCGGCGCTGTCGACGATCGTCAAGCCGCAACGCATCGTCCCGGCCGTCACCGAATTCGTCGACATCGCCGGACTCGTCGCCGGCGCCTCGAAGGGCGAAGGCCTTGGCAACCAGTTCCTCGCCAACATCCGTGAAACCGATGCCGTGCTGCACGTCGTGCGCTGCTTCTCCAACGACAACGTCATCCACGTCTCGGGCAGCGTCGACCCGATCCGCGATATCGAAATCATCGACACCGAGCTCGCGCTGGCCGACCTCGCCACCGTCGAGAAGGCGCTCAACCGCTACCGCAAACCCGCCAGCGCCGGTGACAAGGAAGCCAAGCTGCTGGTCGCCGTACTGGAGAAGTGCTTCGCCCAGCTCGACCAGGGCAAGCCGGTGCGCGGACTCGATCTGTCGAAGGAAGAATGGCTCAATCTCAAGCCCTTCTGCCTGATCACCGCCAAGCCGGTGCTTTACGCCGCCAACGTCGCCGAAGACGGCTTCGAGAACAATCCGCTGCTCGACGCCGTGCGTGCCCACGCCGCCGCCGAAAAGGCCGAGGTCGTGGCGATCTGCGCGGCGATCGAAGCCGAAATCGTTGAACTCGACGACGAGGAAAAGCAGCTCTTCCTCGCCGACCTCGGCCTCGAAGAGCCGGGTCTCGACCGCCTCATCCACACCGCCTACCACCTGCTCGGCCTGCAGACCTACTTCACCGCCGGCGTCAAGGAAGTGCGCGCCTGGACGATCCACAAGGGCGACACGGCGCCGCAGGCGGCCGGCGTCATCCACACCGACTTTGAACGCGGCTTCATCCGCGCCCAGACGATCGCCTTCGATGATTTCATCGCCTGCGGCGGCGAGCAGGGCGCCAAGGAAGCCGGCAAGATGCGCGCCGAAGGCAAGGACTACGTCGTCAAGGATGGCGACGTGCTGAACTTCCTCTTCAACGTGTAG